A single genomic interval of Nocardioides nitrophenolicus harbors:
- a CDS encoding AMP-binding protein, producing MSEQVGFRLWAASDPDQCAIVTADDERISYGELFAEVNRISHGLREHCGLREGDTVASVTTNSAAMVALYLAAMQSGIYLVTVNYHLTTPEIEYILADSGAKVVVASERAETTVLAAAGPGVQVYVDGPGAAGARPLTELTAGMPATDPERTPAGSLMMYTSGTTGRPKGVKRPLSGVDADTGALTYVWLFNEFGMHREAFGSWLVSAPLYHSANITPAMGALHAGGTLVLMDGWTPESFLARVQDQRVTGSSMVPTHFYRLLQLPAEVRASYDVSSIQYVIHGAAPCPREVKQGILDWFGPVVYEYYGSTEVGTTIARPHEWLAHPGTVGRPASISTLKILDAEGNEVPTGESGIVYMRQGEDKVEYHNDPGKTDTSRRGGLMTVWDVGHVDEDGFLYITGRVSELILVGGVNVYPAEIEAALIAHPWVADAGVVGAADPEYGQVPVAHLVLTPDAPDEDAAVAGLRSDLAERLAKPKLPRRFVVHDQLPRDPNGKLYKARLADTEVSA from the coding sequence ATGAGCGAGCAGGTCGGCTTCCGGCTCTGGGCCGCGTCCGATCCGGACCAGTGCGCGATCGTCACCGCCGACGACGAGCGGATCAGCTACGGCGAGCTCTTCGCGGAGGTCAACCGGATCTCGCACGGGCTGCGCGAGCACTGCGGGCTCAGGGAGGGCGACACCGTCGCCTCGGTGACGACCAACAGCGCCGCGATGGTCGCCCTCTACCTCGCCGCGATGCAGTCCGGGATCTACCTGGTCACCGTGAACTACCACCTGACCACGCCCGAGATCGAGTACATCCTCGCCGACAGCGGCGCTAAGGTGGTGGTCGCCTCGGAGCGCGCCGAGACCACCGTGCTGGCCGCGGCCGGCCCCGGCGTGCAGGTGTACGTCGACGGCCCGGGCGCCGCCGGCGCCCGCCCGCTCACCGAGCTGACCGCCGGCATGCCCGCGACCGACCCCGAGCGCACCCCGGCCGGCTCGCTGATGATGTACACCTCCGGTACCACCGGCCGGCCCAAGGGCGTCAAGCGCCCGCTGAGCGGAGTCGACGCCGACACCGGCGCCCTCACCTACGTCTGGCTCTTCAACGAGTTCGGGATGCACCGTGAGGCCTTCGGCTCCTGGCTGGTCTCGGCGCCGCTCTACCACTCCGCCAACATCACGCCCGCGATGGGCGCGCTGCACGCCGGTGGCACGCTCGTGCTGATGGACGGCTGGACGCCGGAGTCCTTCCTGGCCCGAGTCCAGGACCAGCGGGTCACCGGCTCCAGCATGGTGCCCACCCACTTCTACCGGCTGCTGCAGCTCCCGGCCGAGGTCCGCGCGTCGTACGACGTCTCCTCGATCCAGTACGTGATCCACGGCGCCGCGCCCTGCCCGCGCGAGGTGAAGCAGGGGATCCTGGACTGGTTCGGCCCGGTGGTCTACGAGTACTACGGCTCCACCGAGGTCGGTACGACGATCGCCCGCCCCCACGAGTGGCTGGCCCATCCCGGCACGGTCGGGCGCCCGGCGTCGATCTCCACCCTGAAGATCCTCGACGCCGAGGGCAACGAGGTCCCGACCGGCGAGTCCGGCATCGTCTACATGCGCCAGGGCGAGGACAAGGTCGAGTACCACAACGATCCCGGCAAGACCGACACCTCGCGCCGCGGGGGCCTGATGACCGTCTGGGACGTCGGGCACGTCGACGAGGACGGCTTCCTCTACATCACCGGGCGGGTCTCCGAGCTGATCCTGGTCGGCGGCGTGAACGTCTACCCGGCCGAGATCGAGGCGGCGCTCATCGCCCACCCGTGGGTCGCGGACGCCGGCGTCGTCGGCGCGGCCGATCCCGAGTACGGCCAGGTCCCGGTCGCGCACCTGGTGCTCACGCCGGACGCCCCCGACGAGGACGCCGCGGTCGCCGGGCTGCGCTCCGACCTCGCCGAGCGGCTCGCCAAGCCCAAGCTGCCGCGGCGCTTCGTGGTCCACGACCAGCTGCCCCGCGACCCCAACGGCAAGCTCTACAAGGCTCGGCTCGCCGACACCGAGGTGTCCGCGTGA
- a CDS encoding LLM class flavin-dependent oxidoreductase, which translates to MKFGIMNLFPVSDGASDHQVLRETLEEIELADDLGFDSVWLAEHHFSKYGILGSPVNFGMAVAERTKRITIGTAVLVLPLHDPLRLAEDIAALDVLSGGRVTIGVGRGYQPQEFAGFGVPLEESKVRYQETLEVLRLALSQESFSYQGQIFSYENITTYPRPFTPGGPPILQGTVSPESFKERGAIGEPIITSPNFTPLGIMQKNYALYRSAMAENGFDVTTYDVPFMQQVWAGEGEDGLKEAARAALNYYKSVGKVIPGSEEAMEKERAYYEAVAKNIELLTLEQTLTHGGNFGSPQQVIETIEMLRDQLGINHYIGWLRIPSLDRKAALKSMETFAETVIPHFRAQDEAAERSRTEAVVG; encoded by the coding sequence GTGAAGTTCGGAATCATGAACCTGTTCCCGGTGAGCGATGGCGCATCGGACCACCAGGTGCTGCGCGAGACCCTCGAGGAGATCGAGCTCGCCGACGACCTCGGCTTCGACTCCGTCTGGCTCGCCGAGCACCACTTCTCCAAGTACGGGATCCTCGGCTCCCCGGTGAACTTCGGCATGGCCGTCGCCGAGCGGACCAAGCGGATCACCATCGGCACCGCGGTGCTGGTGCTGCCGCTGCACGACCCGCTCCGGCTCGCCGAGGACATCGCCGCCCTGGACGTGCTGTCCGGTGGCCGGGTCACCATCGGGGTCGGCCGTGGCTACCAGCCGCAGGAGTTCGCCGGCTTCGGCGTACCGCTGGAGGAGTCGAAGGTCCGCTACCAGGAGACCCTCGAGGTGCTGCGGCTCGCGCTCAGCCAGGAGTCCTTCTCCTACCAGGGCCAGATCTTCTCCTACGAGAACATCACCACCTACCCGCGCCCGTTCACCCCCGGCGGGCCGCCGATCCTGCAGGGCACGGTCTCGCCGGAGTCGTTCAAGGAGCGCGGGGCGATCGGCGAGCCGATCATCACCTCGCCGAACTTCACCCCGCTCGGCATCATGCAGAAGAACTACGCGCTCTACCGCTCCGCCATGGCCGAGAACGGCTTCGACGTCACCACCTATGACGTGCCCTTCATGCAGCAGGTCTGGGCCGGCGAGGGGGAGGATGGTCTCAAGGAGGCCGCCCGAGCCGCCCTGAACTACTACAAGTCGGTCGGCAAGGTGATCCCCGGTTCGGAGGAGGCGATGGAGAAGGAGCGGGCCTACTACGAGGCCGTCGCCAAGAACATCGAGCTGCTCACCCTCGAGCAGACCCTCACCCACGGCGGCAACTTCGGCTCGCCGCAGCAGGTCATCGAGACCATCGAGATGCTGCGCGACCAGCTCGGCATCAACCACTACATCGGCTGGCTGCGGATCCCGTCGCTGGACCGGAAGGCGGCGCTGAAGTCCATGGAGACCTTCGCCGAGACCGTGATCCCCCACTTCCGCGCGCAGGACGAGGCCGCCGAGCGGTCGCGGACCGAGGCGGTCGTGGGGTGA
- a CDS encoding acyl-CoA dehydrogenase family protein, whose product MRATFTQDQRDIESTVRGLVADEKTGARDALTAPWGAPDCDAALLRDFGLLGVPEAAGGLGSSLIDLLVAVEALGESLVPSRFPAHAAAVQLLAGAGAEVPADILDGSRVLTPAVDAPGVTGWADRASDERRTLVRYAEVADGVVALGPAGVWLADPVQVVPRQSFDPSVPLADLTLAAPEGASAVGSGVRRATLVVAAELAGLAQGAIDLAAEYARTRHQFGRPIGSFQAVAFQLAEAVAVRKAAWDLALYAAWAVENGREDAPIQVHAAKAAAGKAAIFAAERCIQVHGGMGITMEADPHLFLRRAFVLDAHAGRGSWHRREAGVLRVRAHRARG is encoded by the coding sequence GTGCGAGCCACCTTCACCCAGGACCAGCGGGACATCGAGTCGACCGTGCGCGGCCTCGTCGCCGACGAGAAGACCGGTGCCCGCGACGCCCTCACCGCGCCGTGGGGCGCGCCGGACTGCGATGCCGCCCTGCTGCGTGACTTCGGTCTGCTCGGCGTACCCGAGGCGGCGGGCGGGCTGGGGTCGAGCCTGATCGACCTGCTGGTCGCCGTCGAGGCACTGGGCGAGAGCCTGGTGCCGAGCCGGTTCCCGGCGCATGCGGCCGCGGTCCAGCTCCTCGCCGGCGCCGGTGCCGAGGTGCCCGCCGACATCCTCGACGGAAGCCGGGTGCTGACGCCCGCCGTCGACGCGCCCGGCGTCACGGGCTGGGCCGACCGAGCGAGCGACGAGCGCCGCACCCTGGTCCGGTACGCCGAGGTAGCCGACGGCGTGGTCGCCCTCGGCCCCGCGGGTGTCTGGCTCGCCGACCCGGTGCAGGTCGTCCCGCGGCAGTCCTTCGACCCCTCCGTGCCGTTGGCCGACCTCACCCTGGCCGCGCCGGAGGGCGCGAGCGCGGTCGGCTCCGGCGTCCGGCGCGCCACCCTGGTCGTCGCGGCCGAGCTCGCGGGCCTCGCCCAGGGCGCGATCGACCTGGCGGCCGAGTACGCCCGCACCCGGCATCAGTTCGGGCGCCCGATCGGCTCCTTCCAGGCCGTCGCCTTCCAGCTCGCGGAGGCGGTCGCCGTCCGCAAGGCCGCGTGGGACCTGGCGCTGTACGCCGCCTGGGCGGTCGAGAACGGCCGGGAGGACGCGCCGATCCAGGTGCACGCCGCGAAGGCGGCCGCGGGCAAGGCGGCGATCTTCGCGGCCGAGCGGTGCATCCAGGTCCACGGCGGCATGGGCATCACCATGGAGGCCGACCCGCACCTCTTCCTGCGCCGCGCCTTCGTCCTCGACGCGCACGCGGGCCGCGGCTCGTGGCACCGCCGGGAGGCCGGCGTGCTGCGGGTGCGCGCGCACCGCGCCCGGGGCTGA
- a CDS encoding MBL fold metallo-hydrolase, with protein sequence MSIPVSQQHAARYRAREVAGPSLVGAGVWAVPVPLHGSPLRSIIVYLLETSDGLVLIDAGYEHRTCWESFQASLSAIGHRVEEIRAVLITHNHPDHVGFADRVREASGAEVMLHRDDDFATQETVRGGFLAQLRRALNATGAPEDVVASMYDEALAVAHHAESLRADRVLDGGEVLSIGDVDIEVVHAPGHTYGHLVFVARGMVFTGDTMMAEGPTQLAIPSLPDDDPAGDLLATLDRIAGLGVDVACPAHQFAYREVSTRAHLLAAHHRAEVDEVRTLLPRYDTAWELAPRLDRAKPWAELGSGTRRFALMHTLALIRGAGH encoded by the coding sequence ATGTCCATACCTGTCAGCCAGCAGCACGCCGCCCGGTACCGAGCGCGCGAGGTCGCCGGGCCCAGCCTGGTCGGCGCCGGCGTCTGGGCGGTCCCGGTGCCCCTGCACGGCAGTCCGCTCCGCTCGATCATCGTCTACCTGCTGGAGACCTCCGACGGCCTCGTGCTGATCGACGCGGGCTACGAGCACCGCACCTGCTGGGAGTCCTTCCAGGCCTCGCTGTCCGCGATCGGCCACCGCGTCGAGGAGATCCGCGCCGTGCTGATCACCCACAACCACCCCGACCACGTCGGCTTCGCCGACCGGGTCCGCGAAGCGTCCGGCGCCGAGGTGATGCTGCACCGCGACGACGACTTCGCCACCCAGGAGACCGTCCGCGGCGGCTTCCTGGCCCAGCTCCGCCGGGCGTTGAACGCCACCGGCGCACCCGAGGACGTGGTCGCCTCGATGTACGACGAGGCGCTCGCCGTCGCCCATCACGCCGAGAGCCTGCGCGCCGACCGCGTGCTCGACGGCGGCGAGGTGCTCAGCATCGGCGACGTCGACATCGAGGTGGTGCACGCCCCCGGCCACACCTACGGCCATCTCGTCTTCGTCGCGCGCGGCATGGTCTTCACCGGCGACACGATGATGGCCGAGGGCCCCACCCAGCTCGCCATCCCCAGCCTGCCGGACGACGACCCGGCCGGCGACCTGCTCGCCACCTTGGACCGGATCGCCGGCCTCGGGGTGGACGTGGCATGTCCAGCTCACCAGTTCGCCTACCGCGAGGTGTCCACCCGCGCGCACCTGCTCGCGGCCCACCACCGGGCCGAGGTCGACGAGGTCCGCACCCTGCTGCCTCGCTACGACACCGCCTGGGAGCTGGCGCCCCGACTCGACCGGGCGAAGCCGTGGGCCGAGCTGGGCAGCGGCACCCGACGGTTCGCGCTGATGCACACGCTCGCGCTGATCCGCGGCGCCGGGCACTGA
- a CDS encoding LLM class flavin-dependent oxidoreductase, which yields MSGPMRFGIMASHQYPHADDLGTHLSDLFGTVELAAELGYDSVWTINHFQSNLATPQPISMLASLIPRSGEMTLGTGILLLPLFHPVHVAEEFATLDHLSGGRVVLGVGAGYRENEFAAFGVDPETRFRRFDESLRVIRALWSGEPVDHDGEFYPLHDASIGIRPLTPGGPPIWVGAGGKKAVRRAARLGDAWYAPGNAPSKTFLPDHLAVYDQALVEAGKDTVDVERPVGVELYCAPSDERAVAEALPHARTEYSTYAEYPALRWQRDRFDELVVNTLLLGSPEYLVERISALRDLGFNHLIFRPGWLGMPTEQVRASLRLFAAEVIPAFR from the coding sequence ATGAGCGGGCCGATGAGGTTCGGGATCATGGCATCCCACCAGTACCCCCACGCCGACGACCTCGGCACCCACCTCAGTGACCTCTTCGGGACGGTCGAGCTGGCCGCGGAGCTGGGCTACGACTCGGTGTGGACGATCAACCACTTCCAGTCCAACCTGGCCACGCCGCAGCCGATCTCGATGCTGGCGAGCCTGATCCCGCGCTCGGGCGAGATGACGCTCGGCACCGGCATCCTGCTGCTGCCGCTGTTCCACCCGGTCCACGTCGCCGAGGAGTTCGCCACCCTCGACCACCTCTCCGGCGGCCGGGTCGTGCTCGGCGTCGGCGCCGGCTACCGCGAGAACGAGTTCGCCGCCTTCGGCGTCGACCCGGAGACCCGGTTCCGCCGGTTCGACGAGAGCCTCCGGGTGATCCGCGCGCTGTGGTCGGGGGAGCCGGTCGACCACGACGGCGAGTTCTACCCGCTGCACGACGCCTCCATCGGCATCCGCCCGCTCACTCCCGGTGGCCCCCCGATCTGGGTCGGCGCAGGCGGCAAGAAGGCGGTGCGCCGCGCCGCCCGCCTCGGCGACGCCTGGTACGCCCCGGGCAACGCGCCCAGCAAGACCTTCCTCCCCGACCACCTGGCGGTCTACGACCAGGCGCTGGTCGAGGCCGGCAAGGACACCGTCGACGTGGAGCGACCGGTGGGCGTCGAGCTCTACTGCGCGCCGAGTGACGAGCGAGCGGTCGCCGAGGCGCTGCCGCACGCCCGCACCGAGTACTCGACGTACGCCGAGTATCCGGCGCTGCGCTGGCAGCGGGACCGCTTCGACGAGCTGGTCGTCAACACGCTGCTGCTCGGCTCTCCCGAGTACCTGGTCGAGCGGATCTCCGCGCTGCGCGACCTCGGCTTCAACCACCTCATCTTCCGGCCCGGATGGCTGGGCATGCCGACCGAGCAGGTCCGCGCATCGCTCCGCCTCTTCGCCGCCGAGGTGATCCCCGCGTTCCGCTGA
- a CDS encoding acyl-CoA dehydrogenase family protein has product MDFDDSDADRAFRREVGAWLDEALEDVPDQEVLPQAERERWSRIWQDRLCADNWAGLSWPTEHGGRGLDSLAQAIFNEEAAVRSAPYPLNGVGMMLAGPTIIAHGTAEQQARYLPGILKGEEYWCQGFSEPGSGSDLASLRTAATKVEGGWLVNGSKIWTSNAHNATQCLLLARTDPDQKHAGITYFLAPMERFTVRSLEMINGDTEFNEMFLDDVFVADEDVLGGVGNGWKVALTTLAFERGSMALNLWVWARQAVDRIIDIALERGVADDPAFLDAVGALQCDAEAVRIGSMRMLGESQAGGIPGPETSALKSLWAGVVQNANRLAVQLDEAGGVLLDGDGAAARMRRYLRARAHTIEGGTEEVQKSILAERVLDLPRSR; this is encoded by the coding sequence ATGGACTTCGATGACAGCGACGCCGACCGGGCGTTCCGCCGGGAGGTCGGCGCCTGGCTCGACGAGGCGCTCGAGGACGTGCCCGACCAGGAGGTGCTCCCGCAGGCCGAGCGCGAGCGGTGGTCGCGGATCTGGCAGGACCGGCTCTGCGCCGACAACTGGGCCGGGCTGTCGTGGCCGACCGAGCACGGCGGTCGCGGGCTGGACTCGCTCGCCCAGGCGATCTTCAACGAGGAGGCGGCGGTCCGCAGCGCGCCGTACCCGCTCAACGGTGTCGGGATGATGCTCGCGGGGCCGACGATCATCGCGCACGGCACCGCCGAGCAGCAGGCCCGCTACCTGCCGGGGATCCTCAAGGGTGAGGAGTACTGGTGCCAGGGCTTCAGCGAGCCCGGCTCCGGCTCCGACCTGGCCAGCCTGCGCACCGCCGCGACCAAGGTCGAGGGGGGCTGGCTCGTCAACGGCTCCAAGATCTGGACCTCGAACGCGCACAACGCGACCCAGTGCCTGCTGCTGGCCCGCACCGACCCGGACCAGAAACACGCCGGGATCACCTACTTCCTGGCGCCGATGGAGCGGTTCACCGTCCGCTCGCTCGAGATGATCAACGGCGACACCGAGTTCAACGAGATGTTCCTCGACGACGTCTTCGTCGCCGACGAGGACGTCCTCGGCGGGGTCGGCAACGGCTGGAAGGTCGCGCTGACGACGCTCGCCTTCGAGCGCGGCAGCATGGCGCTCAACCTCTGGGTCTGGGCCCGGCAGGCCGTCGACCGGATCATCGACATCGCGCTCGAGCGCGGCGTCGCGGACGACCCGGCCTTCCTGGACGCGGTCGGCGCGCTGCAGTGCGACGCCGAGGCCGTGCGGATCGGCTCGATGCGGATGCTCGGCGAGAGCCAGGCCGGAGGCATCCCGGGGCCGGAGACGTCGGCCCTGAAGAGCCTGTGGGCGGGCGTCGTCCAGAACGCCAACCGGCTGGCGGTGCAGCTCGACGAGGCCGGCGGCGTGCTCCTCGACGGCGACGGCGCCGCGGCCCGGATGCGCCGCTACCTGCGCGCCCGCGCCCACACCATCGAGGGCGGCACCGAGGAAGTCCAGAAGTCGATCCTTGCGGAGCGGGTGCTCGACCTGCCCCGCTCGCGTTGA
- a CDS encoding LLM class flavin-dependent oxidoreductase — translation MKVSCFLSAQFDPAADAVGGIDDVLAQAAAAEAAGFHAVYLGHHYLAQSAFVQPIPLAGYLAAATSRVRIGFGVLLAPLLNPVALAEELVSLDVLSRGRLTVGIGAGYRRRETTAFGVAWEDRLARLRAYVPILRSLWNGETIDISGSWGEVPGASLALRPVQPGGPPLWIGAFAEPAIKRAARLDAPWLIGPKGDDADLAAMLAVYRDTLTEHGHDLAREYPMSREAFIADSYDAAVAGVRPHLERQYAGYKSWDDAQGLDLDRYLAEDCLVGSADEIVAKLRRWESELGITEVSLRLQFVGASQAEAMDQIARFGAEVIERVSGPAVEGAR, via the coding sequence GTGAAGGTCAGCTGCTTCCTGAGCGCACAGTTCGACCCGGCGGCGGACGCCGTCGGCGGGATCGACGACGTGCTGGCGCAGGCGGCCGCGGCGGAGGCGGCCGGCTTCCACGCCGTCTACCTCGGTCACCACTACCTGGCGCAGTCGGCGTTCGTGCAGCCGATCCCGCTGGCGGGCTACCTGGCCGCGGCCACCTCGCGGGTCCGGATCGGCTTCGGCGTCCTGCTCGCCCCCCTGCTCAACCCGGTCGCGCTCGCCGAGGAGCTGGTCTCGCTCGACGTGCTCTCCCGCGGGCGACTGACCGTCGGCATCGGCGCCGGCTACCGGCGTCGCGAGACGACGGCGTTCGGCGTCGCGTGGGAGGACCGGCTGGCGCGGCTGCGCGCCTATGTCCCGATCCTGCGCTCGCTTTGGAACGGCGAGACGATCGACATCAGTGGGTCCTGGGGCGAGGTCCCGGGCGCCTCACTGGCCCTGCGCCCGGTCCAGCCCGGCGGTCCGCCGCTGTGGATCGGCGCCTTCGCCGAGCCGGCGATCAAGCGGGCGGCCCGGCTGGACGCCCCGTGGCTGATCGGCCCCAAGGGCGATGACGCGGACCTCGCGGCGATGCTGGCGGTCTACCGCGACACGCTCACCGAGCACGGTCACGACCTGGCTCGGGAGTACCCCATGAGCCGGGAGGCATTCATCGCCGACTCGTACGACGCCGCGGTGGCGGGCGTGCGCCCCCACCTCGAGCGCCAGTACGCCGGCTACAAGTCCTGGGACGACGCCCAGGGCCTCGACCTGGACCGGTACCTCGCGGAGGACTGCCTGGTCGGCTCGGCCGACGAGATCGTCGCCAAGCTGCGGCGCTGGGAGTCCGAGCTCGGCATCACCGAGGTCTCGCTGCGCCTGCAGTTCGTCGGTGCGAGCCAGGCGGAGGCGATGGACCAGATCGCCCGCTTCGGCGCGGAGGTCATCGAGCGGGTCTCCGGACCAGCCGTGGAGGGAGCGCGATGA
- a CDS encoding class I adenylate-forming enzyme family protein has protein sequence MSGTNLATILEHRAADRGALIGLHGEDAGGWTFDHVDLLAGGVAERLRAHGVGPGDRVAFYLTNGPETVFLLFGAWKLGAVPVTISSLYNAAELAESVAKTDPVLLLTDTRRPDVVADFVAGASIPVLSVGDPLPGVEQLGWGAQVRVIAPEVAADAEACILFTGGTTGRPKAVSVTHGGTYGSLQRLARVSTGSDAEGTASETAKPNLIALPLFHSGGQHSLLFAYFVGRPAVVWERFGVDRLGRLMERFGFDNFFFLPTMVFDIAHAEQDLPFAGVKSVLVAGQAISWQVRRAFEERYQVPILVNYGSTESGHIAGWTGKDMKAGLWKPGSAGRVYPGVELEIRGDDGSALPAGAEGEVVVRSELTKGYVDDAAASAELVRDGWVHTGDVGHVDADGVLWLSGRKRDMIKCGGFQVWPEEVEDELREHPLVADVRVLGLPDDRLGEIPVALVVRADLTDQADGAAQVTDEELKEQLVAFARDRLAHFKTPRRIEIVPELERSEAGKISRASVPDLVLDAGAGR, from the coding sequence ATGAGCGGCACCAACCTGGCCACCATCCTGGAGCACCGGGCGGCCGACCGCGGCGCGCTCATCGGGCTCCACGGAGAGGACGCAGGCGGCTGGACCTTCGACCACGTCGACCTGCTCGCCGGCGGCGTCGCCGAGCGGCTGCGCGCCCACGGTGTGGGTCCCGGTGACCGGGTCGCGTTCTACCTGACCAACGGACCGGAGACGGTCTTCCTCCTCTTCGGTGCCTGGAAGCTCGGCGCCGTCCCGGTCACCATCAGCAGCCTCTACAACGCCGCCGAGCTGGCCGAGTCGGTCGCCAAGACCGACCCGGTGCTCCTGCTCACCGACACCCGCCGCCCCGACGTGGTCGCGGACTTCGTCGCCGGGGCGAGCATCCCCGTACTCTCGGTCGGTGACCCGCTCCCCGGCGTCGAGCAGCTGGGCTGGGGCGCGCAGGTCCGGGTGATCGCGCCCGAGGTCGCGGCGGACGCCGAGGCCTGCATCCTGTTCACCGGCGGCACCACCGGACGGCCCAAGGCGGTCAGCGTCACCCACGGTGGCACCTACGGCTCACTCCAGCGCCTGGCCCGGGTCTCCACCGGCTCCGACGCGGAGGGCACGGCCAGCGAGACCGCCAAGCCGAACCTGATCGCGCTGCCGCTCTTCCACTCCGGTGGCCAGCACTCGCTGCTGTTCGCCTACTTCGTCGGTCGCCCCGCGGTCGTGTGGGAGCGCTTCGGCGTCGACCGGCTGGGCCGGCTGATGGAGCGCTTCGGCTTCGACAACTTCTTCTTCCTGCCGACGATGGTGTTCGACATCGCCCACGCCGAGCAGGACCTCCCGTTCGCCGGCGTGAAGTCGGTGCTGGTCGCCGGCCAGGCCATCTCGTGGCAGGTACGCCGGGCGTTCGAGGAGCGCTACCAGGTGCCGATCCTGGTCAACTACGGCTCGACCGAGTCCGGCCACATCGCCGGCTGGACCGGCAAGGACATGAAGGCCGGCCTGTGGAAGCCCGGCTCGGCGGGCCGGGTCTACCCCGGCGTCGAGCTGGAGATCCGCGGCGACGACGGCAGCGCGCTGCCGGCGGGCGCCGAGGGCGAGGTCGTCGTCCGCTCCGAGCTCACCAAGGGCTACGTCGACGACGCCGCCGCCTCCGCCGAGCTGGTCCGCGACGGCTGGGTGCACACCGGCGACGTCGGCCACGTCGACGCCGACGGCGTGCTGTGGCTCTCGGGCCGCAAGCGCGACATGATCAAGTGCGGCGGCTTCCAGGTCTGGCCCGAGGAGGTCGAGGACGAGCTGCGCGAGCACCCCCTCGTCGCCGACGTCCGGGTGCTCGGGCTGCCCGACGACCGGCTCGGCGAGATCCCGGTCGCCCTGGTCGTCCGGGCCGACCTGACCGACCAGGCCGACGGCGCCGCACAAGTGACCGACGAGGAGCTGAAGGAGCAGCTGGTCGCGTTCGCCCGCGATCGGCTGGCCCACTTCAAAACCCCCCGCCGGATCGAGATCGTCCCCGAGCTCGAGCGCAGCGAGGCCGGCAAGATCAGCCGGGCATCGGTGCCGGACCTGGTCCTCGACGCGGGAGCGGGCCGATGA